In a genomic window of Nomascus leucogenys isolate Asia chromosome 4, Asia_NLE_v1, whole genome shotgun sequence:
- the ZKSCAN7 gene encoding zinc finger protein with KRAB and SCAN domains 7 isoform X4: MTTAGRGNLGLIPRSTAFQKQEGRPTVKQEPANQTWGQGSSLQKNHPPVCEIFRLHFRQLCYHEMSGPQEALSRLRELCRWWLMPEVHTKEQILELLVLEQFLSILPGELRTWVQLHHPENGEEAVAVVEDFQRHLSGPEEVSAPAQKQEMHLEETTALGATKESPPTSPLSGGSAPGVDLEPPYDPGTHHLPNGDFAQCTSPVPTLPQVGNSGDQAGATVLRMVRPQDAVAYEDLSVDYTQKKWKGLPLSQRALQWNMMPENDRSMASLGWSTMA, encoded by the exons ATGACCACTGCAGGCAGGGGAAATTTAGGCCTCATCCCCAGGAGCACTGCTTTCCAGAAGCAAGAGGGGCGCCCGACTGTGAAGCAGGAGCCAGCGAACCAGACCTGGGGACAGGGCAGCAGTCTCCAAAAGAACCATCCTCCTGTCTGTGAAATCTTCCGGCTACACTTCAGGCAATTATGTTACCATGAGATGTCTGGGCCGCAGGAAGCGTTGAGCCGGCTCCGGGAGCTCTGccgctggtggctcatgccagagGTGCACACCAAGGAGCAGATCCTGGAGCTGCTGGTGCTTGAGCAGTTCCTGAGCATCCTCCCTGGGGAGCTCCGGACCTGGGTGCAGCTGCATCACCCTGAGAATGGTGAGGAGGCTGTGGCTGTGGTGGAGGATTTCCAGAGACACCTCAGTGGACCAGAGGAG GTTTCAGCCCCAGCACAGAAACAGGAAATGCATTTGGAGGAGACAACAGCTCTGGGTGCAACAAAGGAATCTCCTCCTACATCGCCCCTCAGTGGGGGCTCAGCCCCTGGAGTCGACCTGGAGCCTCCTTATGACCCAGGGACGCACCACCTCCCCAATGGGGACTTCG cTCAATGTACTTCTCCAGTTCCTACCCTTCCTCAAGTGGGGAACTCAGGAGACCAAGCAGGGGCAACTGTACTTCGGATGGTCAGGCCCCAG GATGCTGTGGCGTATGAGGACCTATCTGTAGACTATactcagaagaaatggaaaggtCTCCCACTCAGTCAGAGAGCCCTGCAGTGGAACATGATGCCGGAAAATGACCGTAGCATGGCCTCCTTGG gctggagtacaatggcatga
- the ZKSCAN7 gene encoding zinc finger protein with KRAB and SCAN domains 7 isoform X3 has product MHLEETTALGATKESPPTSPLSGGSAPGVDLEPPYDPGTHHLPNGDFAQCTSPVPTLPQVGNSGDQAGATVLRMVRPQDAVAYEDLSVDYTQKKWKGLPLSQRALQWNMMPENDRSMASLGENMMKGSELTPKQEIFKGSESSNRTSGGLFGVVPGAAKTGDVCEDTFKELEGQTSDEERSRLENDFLEITDEDKKKSTKDRYDKYKEVGEHPHLSSSPVEHEGVLKGQKSYRCDECGKAFNRSSHLIGHQRIHTGEKPYECNECGKTFRQTSQLIVHLRTHTGEKPYECSECGKAYRHSSHLIQHQRLHNGEKPYKCNECAKAFTQSSRLIDHQRTHTGEKPYECNECGEAFIRSKSLARHQVLHTGWSTMA; this is encoded by the exons ATGCATTTGGAGGAGACAACAGCTCTGGGTGCAACAAAGGAATCTCCTCCTACATCGCCCCTCAGTGGGGGCTCAGCCCCTGGAGTCGACCTGGAGCCTCCTTATGACCCAGGGACGCACCACCTCCCCAATGGGGACTTCG cTCAATGTACTTCTCCAGTTCCTACCCTTCCTCAAGTGGGGAACTCAGGAGACCAAGCAGGGGCAACTGTACTTCGGATGGTCAGGCCCCAG GATGCTGTGGCGTATGAGGACCTATCTGTAGACTATactcagaagaaatggaaaggtCTCCCACTCAGTCAGAGAGCCCTGCAGTGGAACATGATGCCGGAAAATGACCGTAGCATGGCCTCCTTGG GTGAGAACATGATGAAGGGTTCAGAGTTGACTCCAAAGCAGGAAATTTTTAAAGGATCAGAGTCATCTAACAGGACATCAGGGGGACTCTTTGGGGTGGTTCCTGGGGCAGCAAAGACTGGAGATGTTTGTGAAGATACTTTCAAGGAGTTAGAAGGACAAACCTCAGATGAAGAAAGGAGCAGACTAGAAAATGATTTCTTGGAAATAACAGATGAAGATAAGAAAAAATCCACAAAAGACAGATACGACAAATATAAGGAAGTTGGGGAACATCCACATCTGTCTTCCAGTCCTGTTGAACATGAAGGAGTTTTAAAGGGACAGAAATCCTATCGATGTgatgaatgtggcaaagctttcaATCGGAGTTCTCACCTTATTGGCCATCAGAGaatccacactggagagaaaccctatgagtgtAATGAGTGTGGGAAGACCTTCAGGCAAACCTCCCAGCTCATTGTTCATCTCAGAACCCACACAGGGGAAAAGCCCTATGAATGCAGTGAGTGTGGAAAGGCCTATAGGCACAGCTCCCATCTCATTCAACACCAGAGACTCCATAATGGggagaaaccctataaatgtaatgaatgtgcAAAAGCCTTTACTCAGAGTTCCCGACTCATTGACCACCAGAGAACCCATACTGgggagaaaccttatgaatgcaATGAGTGTGGAGAGGCATTCATTCGAAGCAAAAGTCTTGCTCGACATCAGGTCCTGCACACTG gctggagtacaatggcatga
- the ZKSCAN7 gene encoding zinc finger protein with KRAB and SCAN domains 7 isoform X2 yields the protein MHLEETTALGATKESPPTSPLSGGSAPGVDLEPPYDPGTHHLPNGDFAQCTSPVPTLPQVGNSGDQAGATVLRMVRPQDAVAYEDLSVDYTQKKWKGLPLSQRALQWNMMPENDRSMASLGENMMKGSELTPKQEIFKGSESSNRTSGGLFGVVPGAAKTGDVCEDTFKELEGQTSDEERSRLENDFLEITDEDKKKSTKDRYDKYKEVGEHPHLSSSPVEHEGVLKGQKSYRCDECGKAFNRSSHLIGHQRIHTGEKPYECNECGKTFRQTSQLIVHLRTHTGEKPYECSECGKAYRHSSHLIQHQRLHNGEKPYKCNECAKAFTQSSRLIDHQRTHTGEKPYECNECGEAFIRSKSLARHQVLHTGKKPYKCNECGRAFCSNRNLIDHQRIHTGEKAYECSECGKAFSRSKCLIRHQSLHTGEKPYKCSECGKAFNQNSQLIEHERIHTGEKPFECSECGKAFGLSKCLIRHQRLHTGEKPYKCNECGKSFNQNSHLIIHQRIHTGEKPYECNECGKVFSYSSSLMVHQRTHTGEKPYKCNDCGKAFSDSSQLIVHQRVHTGEKPYECSECGKAFSQRSTFNHHQRTHTGEKS from the exons ATGCATTTGGAGGAGACAACAGCTCTGGGTGCAACAAAGGAATCTCCTCCTACATCGCCCCTCAGTGGGGGCTCAGCCCCTGGAGTCGACCTGGAGCCTCCTTATGACCCAGGGACGCACCACCTCCCCAATGGGGACTTCG cTCAATGTACTTCTCCAGTTCCTACCCTTCCTCAAGTGGGGAACTCAGGAGACCAAGCAGGGGCAACTGTACTTCGGATGGTCAGGCCCCAG GATGCTGTGGCGTATGAGGACCTATCTGTAGACTATactcagaagaaatggaaaggtCTCCCACTCAGTCAGAGAGCCCTGCAGTGGAACATGATGCCGGAAAATGACCGTAGCATGGCCTCCTTGG GTGAGAACATGATGAAGGGTTCAGAGTTGACTCCAAAGCAGGAAATTTTTAAAGGATCAGAGTCATCTAACAGGACATCAGGGGGACTCTTTGGGGTGGTTCCTGGGGCAGCAAAGACTGGAGATGTTTGTGAAGATACTTTCAAGGAGTTAGAAGGACAAACCTCAGATGAAGAAAGGAGCAGACTAGAAAATGATTTCTTGGAAATAACAGATGAAGATAAGAAAAAATCCACAAAAGACAGATACGACAAATATAAGGAAGTTGGGGAACATCCACATCTGTCTTCCAGTCCTGTTGAACATGAAGGAGTTTTAAAGGGACAGAAATCCTATCGATGTgatgaatgtggcaaagctttcaATCGGAGTTCTCACCTTATTGGCCATCAGAGaatccacactggagagaaaccctatgagtgtAATGAGTGTGGGAAGACCTTCAGGCAAACCTCCCAGCTCATTGTTCATCTCAGAACCCACACAGGGGAAAAGCCCTATGAATGCAGTGAGTGTGGAAAGGCCTATAGGCACAGCTCCCATCTCATTCAACACCAGAGACTCCATAATGGggagaaaccctataaatgtaatgaatgtgcAAAAGCCTTTACTCAGAGTTCCCGACTCATTGACCACCAGAGAACCCATACTGgggagaaaccttatgaatgcaATGAGTGTGGAGAGGCATTCATTCGAAGCAAAAGTCTTGCTCGACATCAGGTCCTGCACACTGGtaagaaaccttacaaatgtaacGAGTGTGGGAGAGCATTCTGTTCCAATAGAAATCTCATTGACCATCAGAGAATCCACACTGGGGAGAAGGCTTATGAGTGTAgtgaatgtggcaaagccttcagtCGGAGTAAATGTCTTATTCGACATCAGAGCCTCCACACTGGGGAAAAGCCATACAAATgtagtgaatgtgggaaagccttcaatCAGAACTCTCAACTCATTGAGCATGAgcgaattcatactggagaaaagccTTTTGAATGTAGCGAGTGTGGTAAGGCATTTGGTCTGAGTAAATGTCTTATTCGGCACCAGAGACTTCACACAGGTGAAAAGCCCTATAAATGCAATGAGTGTGGAAAATCCTTCAATCAAAACTCACACCTTATTATACaccagagaattcacactggtgagaaaccctatgaatgtaatgaGTGTGGGAAAGTATTCAGTTATAGCTCCAGCCTTATGGTACATCAGAGGACCCATACTGGGGAAAAACCCTATAAATGCAATGATTGTGGGAAAGCTTTTAGTGACAGCTCACAGCTTATTGTACACCAGAGAGTCCACACcggagagaaaccttatgaatgtagtgaatgtgggaaagcctttagtCAGCGTTCCACTTTTAATCACCACCAGcgaactcacactggagagaagtcCTGA
- the ZKSCAN7 gene encoding zinc finger protein with KRAB and SCAN domains 7 isoform X1, with amino-acid sequence MHLEETTALGATKESPPTSPLSGGSAPGVDLEPPYDPGTHHLPNGDFAQCTSPVPTLPQVGNSGDQAGATVLRMVRPQDAVAYEDLSVDYTQKKWKGLPLSQRALQWNMMPENDRSMASLAGENMMKGSELTPKQEIFKGSESSNRTSGGLFGVVPGAAKTGDVCEDTFKELEGQTSDEERSRLENDFLEITDEDKKKSTKDRYDKYKEVGEHPHLSSSPVEHEGVLKGQKSYRCDECGKAFNRSSHLIGHQRIHTGEKPYECNECGKTFRQTSQLIVHLRTHTGEKPYECSECGKAYRHSSHLIQHQRLHNGEKPYKCNECAKAFTQSSRLIDHQRTHTGEKPYECNECGEAFIRSKSLARHQVLHTGKKPYKCNECGRAFCSNRNLIDHQRIHTGEKAYECSECGKAFSRSKCLIRHQSLHTGEKPYKCSECGKAFNQNSQLIEHERIHTGEKPFECSECGKAFGLSKCLIRHQRLHTGEKPYKCNECGKSFNQNSHLIIHQRIHTGEKPYECNECGKVFSYSSSLMVHQRTHTGEKPYKCNDCGKAFSDSSQLIVHQRVHTGEKPYECSECGKAFSQRSTFNHHQRTHTGEKS; translated from the exons ATGCATTTGGAGGAGACAACAGCTCTGGGTGCAACAAAGGAATCTCCTCCTACATCGCCCCTCAGTGGGGGCTCAGCCCCTGGAGTCGACCTGGAGCCTCCTTATGACCCAGGGACGCACCACCTCCCCAATGGGGACTTCG cTCAATGTACTTCTCCAGTTCCTACCCTTCCTCAAGTGGGGAACTCAGGAGACCAAGCAGGGGCAACTGTACTTCGGATGGTCAGGCCCCAG GATGCTGTGGCGTATGAGGACCTATCTGTAGACTATactcagaagaaatggaaaggtCTCCCACTCAGTCAGAGAGCCCTGCAGTGGAACATGATGCCGGAAAATGACCGTAGCATGGCCTCCTTGG CAGGTGAGAACATGATGAAGGGTTCAGAGTTGACTCCAAAGCAGGAAATTTTTAAAGGATCAGAGTCATCTAACAGGACATCAGGGGGACTCTTTGGGGTGGTTCCTGGGGCAGCAAAGACTGGAGATGTTTGTGAAGATACTTTCAAGGAGTTAGAAGGACAAACCTCAGATGAAGAAAGGAGCAGACTAGAAAATGATTTCTTGGAAATAACAGATGAAGATAAGAAAAAATCCACAAAAGACAGATACGACAAATATAAGGAAGTTGGGGAACATCCACATCTGTCTTCCAGTCCTGTTGAACATGAAGGAGTTTTAAAGGGACAGAAATCCTATCGATGTgatgaatgtggcaaagctttcaATCGGAGTTCTCACCTTATTGGCCATCAGAGaatccacactggagagaaaccctatgagtgtAATGAGTGTGGGAAGACCTTCAGGCAAACCTCCCAGCTCATTGTTCATCTCAGAACCCACACAGGGGAAAAGCCCTATGAATGCAGTGAGTGTGGAAAGGCCTATAGGCACAGCTCCCATCTCATTCAACACCAGAGACTCCATAATGGggagaaaccctataaatgtaatgaatgtgcAAAAGCCTTTACTCAGAGTTCCCGACTCATTGACCACCAGAGAACCCATACTGgggagaaaccttatgaatgcaATGAGTGTGGAGAGGCATTCATTCGAAGCAAAAGTCTTGCTCGACATCAGGTCCTGCACACTGGtaagaaaccttacaaatgtaacGAGTGTGGGAGAGCATTCTGTTCCAATAGAAATCTCATTGACCATCAGAGAATCCACACTGGGGAGAAGGCTTATGAGTGTAgtgaatgtggcaaagccttcagtCGGAGTAAATGTCTTATTCGACATCAGAGCCTCCACACTGGGGAAAAGCCATACAAATgtagtgaatgtgggaaagccttcaatCAGAACTCTCAACTCATTGAGCATGAgcgaattcatactggagaaaagccTTTTGAATGTAGCGAGTGTGGTAAGGCATTTGGTCTGAGTAAATGTCTTATTCGGCACCAGAGACTTCACACAGGTGAAAAGCCCTATAAATGCAATGAGTGTGGAAAATCCTTCAATCAAAACTCACACCTTATTATACaccagagaattcacactggtgagaaaccctatgaatgtaatgaGTGTGGGAAAGTATTCAGTTATAGCTCCAGCCTTATGGTACATCAGAGGACCCATACTGGGGAAAAACCCTATAAATGCAATGATTGTGGGAAAGCTTTTAGTGACAGCTCACAGCTTATTGTACACCAGAGAGTCCACACcggagagaaaccttatgaatgtagtgaatgtgggaaagcctttagtCAGCGTTCCACTTTTAATCACCACCAGcgaactcacactggagagaagtcCTGA
- the LOC105740455 gene encoding uncharacterized protein LOC105740455 gives MTVHTVSYCKSWENSDLPFVLNQASAAPLTWPRLPCSSLYPQIPGSVPRTNGQGYGTKKRLYIGRLLRVTGTAPPAAGKKRGPGQRRPPELRPRLPPRLGPLAVALGTEAGHLYCPLEQKEWPSRKRDRPRLPPPPGSRKSCLRRWARASPHPGELSGLSSRLCPATCRGRGRGLATAQATHIPLSGHSRGIQTRPSSTPSPPGVLRKDTQPPSLSSHLKKMQSIMRTSQGWEHRMR, from the coding sequence ATGACGGTTCATACAGTTTCCTACTGCAAGAGCTGGGAAAACAGCGATCTACCTTTCGTGTTAAACCAGGCTTCAGCAGCGCCGCTCACCTGGCCACGTCTGCCCTGTTCATCGCTGTACCCGCAGATACCCGGCTCCGTGCCACGCACGAATGGTCAGGGGTATGGGACAAAGAAGCGGCTCTACATTGGGCGGCTTCTGAGAGTCACGGGGACCGCGCCGCCTGCCGCCGGGAAGAAACGCGGTCCCGGCCAGCGTCGGCCACCCGAGCTCCGGCCGCGCCTCCCTCCGCGTCTCGGCCCACTTGCGGTGGCACTCGGCACCGAAGCCGGACACCTCTACTGCCCGTTAGAGCAAAAAGAATGGCCGAGCCGGAAGCGAGACAGGCCTCGACTTCCGCCCCCTCCGGGATCCCGGAAGTCTTGTTTGCGACGGTGGGCGCGCGCGTCCCCGCACCCGGGAGAGCTGTCAGGGCTTTCTTCTAGGCTGTGCCCGGCCACCTGCcgcgggcgggggcggggtctCGCGACGGCTCAGGCCACTCACATCCCGCTCTCAGGCCATAGTCGGGGGATCCAGACGCGTCCCAGCTCTACCCCCTCTCCTCCAGGTGTCCTTCGGAAAGATACCCAACCTCCAAGCCTGtcttctcatctgaaaaaaatgcaGAGCATAATGCGTACCTCACAGGGCTGGGAGCACCGAATGAGGTAA